The Pelosinus sp. IPA-1 genome contains a region encoding:
- the hisZ gene encoding ATP phosphoribosyltransferase regulatory subunit produces the protein MFIFMGQDEFVPQIPYGTRDFLPKEAKQKRAVEGALAHLFASWGYDEVVTPTMEYLETMAVGAGNELEQHMFKFFDKNNRILALRSDMTTPMARVAATRFKESPSPMKLFYLTNVFRYEQAQAGRQCEFYQAGVEIMGVSEPTADAEVIALAVEAMLTSGLQKFQIGLGQVDFINGIMEQSELSLSQRQQVKQAMVTRNLVGLDEILVNSGLPEGEQKLLKNIPLLHGTKEMLKEAYSMVTNEKSRKALDNLSAIYSLLESYGVAQYVDFDLGIIRDFEYYTGMVFECYTPGLGFPICGGGRYDTMLNSFGMNSGATGFALGIERVLLALERQGIIGTPNCKSVYVGWGEDKLAAAIGQAESLRKSGQCVELALIPQSKIAAETSQRSKGYVSLVYVE, from the coding sequence GTGTTTATTTTTATGGGTCAAGATGAATTCGTGCCACAAATTCCCTATGGTACAAGAGATTTTCTGCCGAAAGAAGCTAAGCAGAAACGCGCTGTAGAAGGGGCTTTAGCCCATTTATTTGCTAGTTGGGGCTATGATGAGGTTGTGACTCCGACGATGGAATATTTAGAAACAATGGCTGTAGGAGCTGGCAATGAGCTAGAACAGCATATGTTTAAATTCTTTGATAAGAACAACCGAATCTTAGCGCTTCGCTCAGATATGACGACTCCTATGGCGCGGGTTGCAGCGACTCGTTTTAAGGAAAGTCCCAGTCCAATGAAATTATTTTACTTAACAAATGTATTTCGTTATGAGCAAGCTCAGGCTGGAAGACAATGCGAATTTTATCAAGCTGGTGTGGAAATTATGGGAGTTTCTGAGCCTACCGCTGATGCAGAAGTCATCGCGTTGGCTGTAGAAGCCATGCTTACATCCGGGTTACAAAAGTTTCAAATTGGTTTGGGGCAAGTGGATTTTATTAACGGTATAATGGAACAAAGTGAGCTTTCTCTCTCTCAAAGACAACAGGTAAAACAAGCTATGGTGACAAGAAATTTAGTAGGATTAGATGAAATTCTTGTCAATAGCGGTTTACCAGAAGGAGAACAAAAGTTACTTAAGAATATACCATTACTTCATGGTACAAAAGAAATGCTTAAAGAAGCTTATAGTATGGTAACCAATGAGAAGAGTCGCAAGGCTTTAGATAATTTATCTGCTATCTATAGTTTGTTAGAAAGTTACGGCGTTGCCCAATATGTAGATTTTGATTTAGGAATTATTCGTGATTTTGAATATTACACAGGTATGGTGTTTGAATGTTACACACCAGGACTTGGTTTTCCCATATGTGGTGGCGGCCGGTATGATACTATGTTAAACTCTTTTGGTATGAACTCTGGTGCTACTGGTTTTGCCTTAGGTATAGAACGCGTATTGTTAGCACTAGAACGTCAAGGTATTATTGGTACTCCCAATTGCAAAAGTGTTTATGTTGGTTGGGGAGAAGATAAGTTGGCAGCGGCCATTGGACAAGCAGAATCATTGCGTAAATCAGGTCAATGTGTAGAACTTGCTTTGATTCCTCAGTCAAAAATAGCAGCTGAGACCAGTCAAAGAAGCAAAGGTTATGTCAGTTTGGTTTATGTAGAGTAA
- the hisG gene encoding ATP phosphoribosyltransferase yields MTSSDMDYLTIALPKGKLFAPSADMLAKVGCTAEDLSENSRKLVITNEKEKLRFIITKTADLPTYVEYGAADIGIIGKDVLLEENKDVYELLDLKFGLCRMMVAVPEALQQEKLSDYAHMRVATKFPAIAERFFHSMGIQMEFIKLNGSIELAPMVGLAEIIVDIVETGRTLKANKLIEVATIQPVTARFIANRVSFKMKFDRIHRITEGLKALLESEVGK; encoded by the coding sequence ATGACATCGAGCGACATGGATTATCTTACAATAGCTTTGCCTAAAGGCAAATTATTTGCCCCTTCGGCAGATATGTTAGCAAAGGTAGGATGTACTGCAGAAGATTTGAGTGAAAACTCTCGTAAGTTGGTTATAACCAACGAAAAAGAGAAGTTACGATTTATTATAACCAAAACAGCAGATTTACCTACATATGTTGAATATGGGGCTGCTGATATCGGCATTATTGGTAAAGATGTACTGCTGGAAGAAAATAAAGATGTATACGAATTGCTAGACTTAAAGTTTGGTTTATGTCGAATGATGGTGGCTGTACCAGAAGCCTTGCAACAAGAAAAATTAAGCGATTATGCTCATATGCGGGTTGCAACGAAATTTCCAGCAATTGCAGAACGCTTTTTTCATAGCATGGGTATTCAAATGGAATTTATCAAATTAAATGGTTCTATTGAATTAGCACCAATGGTTGGCTTAGCGGAAATTATTGTAGATATTGTAGAAACAGGTCGTACCTTAAAGGCAAACAAATTAATCGAAGTTGCTACGATTCAACCGGTCACAGCACGTTTTATTGCGAATCGAGTTAGCTTTAAAATGAAGTTTGATCGGATTCATCGAATTACAGAAGGATTAAAGGCCTTGTTGGAAAGCGAGGTAGGCAAATGA
- a CDS encoding methionine ABC transporter ATP-binding protein, translating to MIRLENIEKVYQSDNGTIHALNGVNLTVEQGEIFGIIGTSGAGKSTLIRCINMLERPTKGTVIVDDQELTSLNEQELREQRKKIGMIFQHFNLLSSRTVYQNIAFPLELAKRSKEEIDTEVMHLLALVGLTDKKDQYPSQLSGGQKQRVGIARALANHPKVLLCDEATSALDPQTTKSILELLKDINRKFQLTIVLITHEMQVIKEICNQVAVIEGGRIIEQGNVIDIFTQPQANTTKEFISAIINHNLPDFFNDITLSPVPTADSNLILRLSFIGHSTEEPVISSMIRRFNIDASILYGNIDHIQTTPFGTLIVELSGEQAALQQALSYLKTRELGIEVIGYVARHARVAG from the coding sequence TTGATTAGACTTGAAAATATAGAAAAAGTATACCAAAGCGACAACGGCACAATTCACGCTTTAAATGGAGTTAATTTAACTGTTGAACAAGGAGAGATTTTCGGGATTATCGGAACAAGTGGCGCTGGAAAAAGCACACTAATCCGTTGCATTAATATGTTAGAACGTCCTACTAAAGGTACTGTAATAGTGGATGACCAAGAACTAACGTCTTTAAACGAACAAGAATTACGAGAACAGCGTAAAAAAATAGGCATGATCTTTCAACACTTCAACTTACTATCTTCTCGGACGGTTTATCAAAATATAGCCTTCCCCTTAGAACTGGCAAAGCGTAGTAAAGAAGAGATCGATACAGAGGTTATGCATTTACTCGCATTAGTTGGACTTACTGATAAAAAGGATCAATATCCATCTCAGCTAAGCGGCGGGCAGAAACAACGGGTTGGTATTGCAAGGGCATTAGCAAATCACCCTAAAGTACTCTTGTGCGATGAGGCCACTTCTGCCCTTGACCCCCAAACAACCAAGTCTATTTTAGAATTATTAAAAGATATTAACCGCAAATTCCAACTCACGATCGTGCTTATTACTCATGAAATGCAGGTTATCAAAGAAATCTGTAATCAGGTTGCAGTCATTGAGGGGGGCAGGATCATTGAGCAGGGCAATGTAATTGATATTTTCACTCAACCCCAAGCAAATACTACTAAGGAATTTATTAGTGCTATCATCAATCATAACTTACCAGACTTCTTCAATGATATTACCTTATCACCAGTACCTACTGCTGATAGCAATCTTATTTTGCGTTTATCCTTTATTGGTCACTCTACCGAAGAACCTGTTATTTCTAGTATGATTCGTCGTTTTAACATTGATGCCAGTATTTTATACGGGAACATAGATCATATTCAAACAACTCCTTTTGGTACATTAATTGTAGAACTATCAGGTGAACAGGCAGCTCTTCAGCAAGCACTTAGTTATTTAAAAACACGTGAATTAGGAATTGAGGTGATTGGTTATGTCGCAAGACATGCTCGCGTTGCTGGTTAA
- a CDS encoding histidinol phosphate phosphatase, with amino-acid sequence MLFDSHMHTCFSTDSKMKMDEAVARGRELDIGITITEHMDIAYPEPMSFIFDVEKYFADYNTFRSDKVLLGIEIGMRSDCLEENCKLVEKYPFDYVIGSVHVIDNIDIYAAEFYHERDKKDVYEQYFKTMKQCVTCYDSIHSLGHIDYIARYARFKDPEVYYHEFKDYIDEVLLIVAQKGKALEINTRRLVTKEAVEIIMPIYKRFYEVGGRLVTIGSDAHHVKDIGRGLDVGFEIAERSKLDVVYFKDGKPQYQK; translated from the coding sequence ATGTTATTTGATAGTCACATGCATACGTGTTTTTCTACCGATTCAAAAATGAAAATGGATGAAGCTGTGGCACGGGGGCGAGAATTAGATATTGGTATAACGATTACGGAACATATGGACATCGCCTACCCGGAACCTATGTCATTTATTTTTGATGTAGAGAAATATTTTGCTGATTATAATACATTTCGTAGTGACAAAGTCCTTTTAGGCATAGAAATAGGGATGCGTTCGGATTGCTTAGAGGAAAATTGCAAATTGGTAGAAAAATATCCCTTTGATTATGTGATTGGGTCAGTGCATGTCATTGATAATATTGATATTTATGCAGCTGAATTTTATCATGAGAGAGATAAGAAGGATGTATATGAACAATATTTTAAAACAATGAAACAATGTGTAACCTGCTATGATAGTATTCATAGTTTAGGTCACATTGATTACATTGCTAGATACGCTCGTTTTAAAGATCCAGAAGTCTATTATCATGAATTTAAAGATTATATTGATGAGGTTTTACTTATTGTTGCCCAAAAGGGAAAAGCGTTGGAGATTAATACTAGACGGCTGGTCACAAAAGAAGCTGTGGAGATCATTATGCCAATCTACAAACGTTTTTATGAAGTAGGTGGACGTTTAGTAACAATTGGCTCCGATGCGCACCATGTAAAAGATATTGGCAGGGGTTTGGATGTGGGCTTTGAGATTGCAGAACGATCAAAACTTGATGTCGTATACTTTAAAGATGGTAAACCTCAGTATCAAAAATAA
- a CDS encoding MetQ/NlpA family ABC transporter substrate-binding protein, which yields MGKRLKILTTFLLLVVIAALLSWHSLQHMNSVYKPIKVGVSAGPQSEIMSLVKTLVAKDGLDVQIIEFTDYSKLNDSLYHGKIRMNSFQHQPYLTSIQEDYNHELTAIAKTILSPMGIYSKRIKNLSDVPSGGKVAIPKDLTNGSRALLLLEKTGLITCRNIESYTRTVNDIVDNPLHLTFLEIDSAQMSTVINSVDLALINVNYVTMANLIPVKDALALEDNNSPYVMLLVARTRDTYDKDLEKIIKAYHSEEVKNFVKERYQGTLIPAW from the coding sequence GTGGGAAAAAGGCTGAAAATCCTCACGACTTTCTTATTGCTAGTAGTAATCGCGGCATTATTGTCGTGGCATAGTCTACAACATATGAATTCCGTATACAAACCAATAAAGGTGGGAGTTTCAGCTGGCCCTCAATCTGAAATCATGAGCCTAGTGAAAACACTAGTTGCAAAGGATGGCCTCGATGTTCAAATCATTGAGTTTACTGATTATAGTAAACTCAATGATTCTTTGTATCACGGAAAGATTCGTATGAACAGTTTTCAACACCAGCCCTATCTTACTTCTATACAAGAAGATTATAATCACGAACTGACTGCTATTGCAAAAACCATATTATCCCCTATGGGCATCTACTCAAAAAGAATAAAAAATTTGTCCGATGTACCAAGTGGCGGCAAAGTTGCCATCCCCAAAGATTTAACGAATGGCAGTCGAGCCTTATTACTACTAGAAAAAACAGGTCTTATTACCTGCCGTAATATAGAAAGTTACACAAGAACAGTAAACGATATTGTTGATAATCCTTTGCATCTTACTTTTCTAGAAATTGATTCAGCGCAAATGAGCACTGTTATTAATAGTGTTGACCTTGCTCTTATTAATGTGAACTATGTTACTATGGCAAACTTAATACCTGTAAAGGACGCACTTGCCTTGGAGGACAATAACTCACCCTATGTTATGTTGTTGGTGGCTCGTACTAGGGATACATATGATAAGGATCTAGAGAAAATCATCAAAGCGTATCACTCAGAAGAAGTTAAAAATTTTGTGAAGGAACGGTATCAAGGTACCCTGATACCAGCTTGGTAG
- a CDS encoding methionine ABC transporter permease → MSQDMLALLVKSLWETTYMVAVSSFISALIGIPLGIILVTTNKGHILENTSLNRILGAIVNATRSTPFIILMVAIIPVTRLLVGTSIGTNAAIVPLSIAAIPFVARIVESALKEVDYGVIEAAQAMGASPREIITKVLIPEAMPAIVLGLTLTIISLIGYSAMAGAIGGGGLGDLAIRYGYQRFRADIMLITVIILIAQVQIVQSTGDYLSNRLNKK, encoded by the coding sequence ATGTCGCAAGACATGCTCGCGTTGCTGGTTAAATCCTTATGGGAAACTACCTATATGGTTGCTGTTTCTAGCTTTATCTCAGCTCTCATTGGTATACCTTTAGGTATTATTTTAGTAACTACGAATAAAGGACATATTCTTGAAAATACTTCCCTTAATCGAATATTAGGGGCTATTGTAAATGCGACTCGCTCCACACCCTTCATTATTTTAATGGTAGCTATTATTCCAGTCACTCGATTATTAGTTGGTACTTCCATCGGCACCAATGCGGCCATCGTCCCACTAAGCATTGCCGCCATCCCTTTTGTCGCTCGTATCGTAGAATCAGCTCTCAAGGAAGTTGATTATGGTGTCATTGAAGCAGCACAAGCCATGGGCGCATCTCCTAGAGAAATCATTACAAAGGTCCTAATTCCAGAAGCTATGCCCGCAATTGTACTTGGATTAACATTAACAATTATTAGTCTTATTGGCTACTCGGCCATGGCTGGAGCCATTGGCGGCGGCGGTTTAGGAGATTTAGCCATTCGCTATGGCTACCAACGTTTCCGGGCTGATATCATGTTAATCACTGTTATTATCTTAATTGCACAAGTACAAATCGTACAGTCCACTGGCGATTATCTATCCAATCGTCTCAACAAAAAATAG
- a CDS encoding D-2-hydroxyacid dehydrogenase translates to MPKLNILVINNLANHHIEAIKNVEPNSNVITCDLAQAADHIHDTDILLTWGSMDIRSLYLAAPKLKWVHSLSAGVESLVFPEMKLATTILTNSKGIHGIPVSEHVLSMMLAFTRGLTVFIRQQGKSLWKRTPVDEIHDKTIGIVGLGSIGREIAKKAKGMGMQVLASKQTMTKELFVDELYPPEKLHELLSLSDFVVIALPLVDETRNLFTLKEFSAMKPSAYLINIARGGIIQQADLATALQQGLIKGAGLDVFDEEPLPDTSPLWNMENVIITPHVAALSPNYLDRAIKLFTDNLSRFLESKEMLNCIDKKKGY, encoded by the coding sequence ATGCCCAAATTAAATATTCTCGTCATTAACAATTTAGCTAATCACCATATAGAGGCGATTAAAAATGTCGAACCTAACAGCAATGTCATAACTTGCGATTTGGCTCAAGCTGCTGATCACATTCATGACACTGATATTTTATTAACTTGGGGATCCATGGATATTCGTTCCCTCTACCTTGCTGCGCCTAAACTAAAGTGGGTGCATAGCTTAAGCGCCGGGGTTGAAAGTTTGGTTTTCCCTGAAATGAAACTTGCCACTACCATCTTAACCAATTCAAAAGGGATTCATGGCATCCCCGTATCAGAGCATGTTCTGTCTATGATGCTGGCATTTACAAGAGGACTCACCGTCTTTATCAGGCAACAAGGAAAAAGCCTTTGGAAACGTACTCCTGTTGATGAAATCCACGATAAAACCATCGGTATCGTTGGACTTGGCAGCATTGGCAGAGAAATTGCGAAAAAAGCAAAAGGAATGGGTATGCAGGTTCTCGCCAGCAAACAAACAATGACAAAAGAGCTCTTCGTAGATGAACTATATCCTCCCGAAAAGCTCCATGAATTACTTTCCCTTTCCGATTTCGTAGTAATTGCTCTACCTTTGGTAGACGAAACCAGAAATTTATTTACGCTAAAAGAATTTTCTGCTATGAAACCGTCAGCCTACCTCATTAATATTGCTCGGGGCGGTATCATTCAGCAAGCAGATCTGGCGACTGCTCTACAGCAGGGCCTAATAAAAGGCGCTGGCTTAGATGTATTCGATGAAGAACCTTTGCCAGATACTTCCCCTCTATGGAACATGGAAAATGTGATTATTACCCCACATGTAGCAGCCTTATCACCCAATTATCTTGACCGCGCCATTAAGCTCTTCACTGACAATCTCTCCCGCTTCCTTGAAAGTAAAGAAATGTTAAATTGTATTGATAAGAAAAAGGGCTATTAA
- a CDS encoding DUF190 domain-containing protein, with protein MPKITSQAKRLRIYIGETDRYKGKPLYQALVEKAKELDMAGATVVRGLMGYGANSRIHTAKILDLSSDLPIVVEIIDSEEYMDKLLPLLDEMVQEGLVIIDEIQVIKYGNKPPKR; from the coding sequence ATGCCGAAAATTACTAGTCAGGCTAAAAGGCTACGAATTTATATTGGTGAAACAGATCGCTATAAGGGAAAGCCCCTATACCAAGCGCTGGTGGAAAAAGCAAAAGAATTAGATATGGCAGGAGCTACTGTAGTTCGTGGTTTAATGGGTTATGGTGCGAACAGTCGTATACATACAGCAAAAATTCTAGATCTGTCTAGTGATTTACCTATAGTGGTAGAAATAATAGACAGCGAGGAGTATATGGATAAGTTATTGCCGTTACTTGATGAAATGGTGCAAGAGGGTTTAGTCATTATTGATGAAATTCAAGTAATTAAATATGGAAATAAGCCGCCTAAACGCTAA
- the cysK gene encoding cysteine synthase A, with amino-acid sequence MAKIAKQLTDLIGNTPLLELTNYNKEKAIGAKVIAKLEYFNPLSSVKDRIGYAMIAEAEKQGLINKDTTIIEPTSGNTGIALAFVAAAKGYKLVLCMPDTMSIERRNLLKALGAELVLTPGVEGMKGAIGKAEQLVDENSNSIILQQFNNPANPEIHRQTTAEEIWRDTDGQVDIFVAGVGTGGTITGVAEVLKKRNPNIKIVAVEPFDSPVLSGGKPGPHKIQGIGAGFVPAVINLDVVDEIFGVHNEDAFTAARELAKSEGLLVGISSGAATFAAIQLANRPENKGKNIVVLLPDSGERYLSTALFQQDL; translated from the coding sequence ATGGCTAAGATTGCAAAACAGTTGACGGATCTCATCGGTAATACACCGCTGTTGGAACTTACTAACTATAATAAGGAAAAAGCAATAGGGGCAAAAGTAATTGCTAAATTAGAATATTTTAATCCGTTGAGCAGTGTAAAAGATCGTATTGGTTATGCTATGATTGCGGAAGCGGAAAAACAAGGACTCATTAATAAAGATACTACGATTATTGAACCTACCAGTGGTAATACAGGTATCGCCTTAGCCTTTGTTGCGGCTGCAAAGGGCTACAAATTAGTTTTATGCATGCCTGATACTATGAGTATAGAAAGACGTAATCTACTGAAAGCCTTGGGCGCTGAATTAGTATTAACACCAGGTGTAGAGGGGATGAAAGGGGCTATTGGCAAGGCTGAACAATTGGTTGACGAAAATAGTAATTCGATTATCTTACAACAGTTTAATAATCCTGCTAATCCTGAAATACACAGGCAAACGACAGCTGAAGAAATCTGGAGAGATACAGACGGACAAGTAGATATCTTCGTTGCTGGTGTAGGTACTGGAGGTACCATTACGGGGGTAGCGGAAGTATTAAAAAAACGAAATCCTAATATTAAGATTGTTGCAGTAGAGCCATTTGATTCACCTGTGTTATCCGGTGGAAAGCCTGGTCCTCATAAGATTCAGGGAATCGGAGCCGGATTTGTACCTGCAGTAATTAACTTAGACGTTGTAGATGAAATTTTTGGTGTGCACAATGAAGATGCATTCACAGCAGCTCGAGAATTAGCTAAATCAGAAGGATTGCTCGTAGGTATTTCAAGCGGTGCTGCTACTTTTGCTGCGATTCAGCTTGCAAACCGGCCTGAAAATAAAGGGAAAAATATTGTCGTATTGCTACCTGATTCAGGAGAACGTTATTTGTCCACGGCTCTCTTTCAGCAAGATCTATAA
- a CDS encoding MetQ/NlpA family ABC transporter substrate-binding protein, translated as MKKLVLVLIGILSLGLLVSGCSQEKAPASPASKATVLKVGATAVPHAEILNVIKPTLAKEGIDLQIVEFTDYVKPNIAVAEKELDANFFQHIPYLTKFSTERNLALTYTAAVHIEPMGIYSKKIKNLNELAAGAKVAIPNDPTNGGRALALLEKAGIIKLKDGVGVSATVNDIVTNSKNIQISELEAPQLPRVLEDVAIAVINTNYALEAKLVPTKDALFIEQKDSPYVNILTVRKGDENRPEIQKLTKALTSDEVKKFINEKYQGAVVPAF; from the coding sequence ATGAAAAAACTGGTTCTTGTTCTTATTGGAATTCTTAGTTTAGGTCTATTAGTGAGCGGATGCAGCCAAGAAAAGGCTCCTGCAAGTCCAGCAAGTAAAGCTACTGTACTAAAAGTTGGCGCTACGGCAGTACCTCATGCAGAAATTTTAAATGTAATTAAACCAACTTTAGCTAAAGAGGGCATTGATTTGCAAATCGTTGAATTTACTGATTACGTAAAACCAAATATTGCTGTGGCTGAAAAAGAATTAGATGCAAACTTCTTTCAACACATTCCTTACCTTACTAAATTTTCTACAGAACGTAATTTGGCATTAACCTATACTGCAGCAGTGCATATCGAACCGATGGGTATTTACTCTAAGAAAATTAAAAATCTAAACGAACTTGCTGCTGGCGCTAAAGTTGCCATTCCTAATGACCCCACTAATGGTGGCCGTGCTCTTGCACTTCTTGAAAAAGCAGGCATTATTAAATTAAAAGACGGTGTAGGTGTTAGTGCGACAGTAAATGATATTGTAACTAATTCCAAAAACATTCAAATCAGCGAATTAGAGGCTCCTCAACTTCCACGTGTTCTTGAAGATGTAGCGATTGCTGTTATTAATACCAACTATGCATTAGAAGCAAAATTAGTACCAACAAAAGATGCTCTATTTATTGAGCAAAAAGATTCACCTTATGTTAATATACTAACGGTGCGTAAAGGTGATGAAAATCGTCCCGAAATTCAAAAATTAACAAAAGCTTTGACTTCTGATGAAGTAAAGAAATTTATTAATGAAAAATACCAAGGTGCTGTCGTACCAGCATTTTAA
- a CDS encoding TetR/AcrR family transcriptional regulator, protein MKHFRDTIGSHDSQNKRQHILQAAYVVFSRKGYHRATVDEIIALADTGKGTVYNYFVNKEQLFYTLIKECSAPFQTILEDIVNSSEPPFQKIETMIKAFLEFYVENADLWRVMMHEVRGFGVTGSSNFSQEQLDKYQTCFCETIGMIEKVLVEAKEKGAIRASCDATRAAHCLFSVIVTFVFRCFVTEDISETAHAITDLFLYGAASQ, encoded by the coding sequence ATGAAGCATTTCCGTGATACAATTGGTTCTCATGATTCGCAAAATAAACGTCAGCATATATTGCAGGCAGCTTATGTAGTTTTTTCTCGTAAAGGGTATCATCGTGCTACTGTTGATGAAATTATTGCTTTAGCTGACACGGGGAAGGGGACTGTATATAACTATTTTGTCAATAAAGAGCAGCTTTTCTATACCTTGATCAAAGAGTGCAGCGCTCCATTTCAGACTATTTTAGAAGATATCGTAAATTCTTCGGAACCTCCTTTTCAAAAAATTGAAACCATGATTAAAGCATTTTTAGAGTTCTACGTAGAAAATGCTGACTTATGGCGAGTGATGATGCATGAAGTGCGGGGGTTTGGAGTTACTGGATCGTCAAATTTTAGTCAAGAGCAACTTGATAAATACCAAACCTGTTTTTGTGAAACCATTGGAATGATCGAAAAAGTACTAGTAGAAGCAAAGGAAAAGGGGGCGATTCGCGCCAGTTGTGATGCGACAAGGGCCGCTCATTGCTTATTTAGCGTTATTGTTACCTTTGTATTTCGTTGTTTTGTTACAGAAGATATTAGCGAAACAGCTCATGCAATTACCGATCTTTTTCTTTATGGTGCAGCCTCTCAATGA
- the crcB gene encoding fluoride efflux transporter CrcB produces the protein MLNVLAVAVGGSIGATTRYLVSIWAAGRFGTGFPYGTLIVNVVGCFIIGAFMAATTEKFIISPYWRLIVTVGFVGGLTTFSSFSYETFKLMEDGSLALAMYNIISNCILGFFATWLGIGTARLF, from the coding sequence TTGTTAAACGTGTTGGCGGTAGCGGTTGGGGGAAGTATTGGCGCAACTACTCGTTATTTGGTATCTATCTGGGCAGCTGGACGTTTTGGTACAGGATTTCCTTACGGCACATTGATAGTAAATGTTGTTGGCTGTTTTATCATAGGCGCTTTTATGGCAGCAACAACAGAAAAGTTTATTATAAGTCCTTATTGGCGATTGATTGTTACAGTTGGGTTTGTTGGGGGATTAACCACCTTCTCTTCCTTTAGTTATGAAACCTTTAAATTAATGGAGGACGGCAGTTTGGCGTTGGCAATGTATAATATAATATCAAATTGTATTCTAGGATTTTTTGCTACCTGGCTAGGGATTGGCACTGCGAGACTTTTTTAA
- a CDS encoding YerC/YecD family TrpR-related protein codes for MATNPKLKDELTDQLFRSILLLENEEECYQFFEDICTVSELKSLAQRMEVARMLKAGHTYDDIVDKTGASTATISRVKRCLNYGADGYKFMLERIESQNK; via the coding sequence ATGGCTACGAATCCCAAGTTGAAAGATGAACTGACAGATCAATTATTCCGTTCTATATTACTGCTAGAAAATGAAGAAGAATGTTATCAGTTTTTTGAAGACATTTGTACAGTAAGTGAATTGAAGTCTCTTGCCCAACGGATGGAAGTAGCACGGATGCTAAAGGCTGGTCATACCTATGATGATATTGTCGACAAAACAGGAGCAAGTACTGCAACGATTAGTCGAGTAAAGCGTTGCTTGAATTATGGTGCAGATGGATATAAGTTTATGTTAGAACGAATTGAAAGCCAAAATAAGTAG
- a CDS encoding HD domain-containing protein, whose product MFNRLKQVIAALTAKITQEDRNFVSFYLSSPAEGLFWNMNVPDQRHALNVAYTALDLAKSHPKIDAILLVKCALLHDVGKIKNDVSTFDKIITVIGHRLAPSWAKKWGRLGRGNKLSNLRHAFYVYFHHAERSAAMLRDIGECPQIIEIVRIHHKTPAENDPLELVILRKSDNMH is encoded by the coding sequence ATGTTTAACCGACTAAAACAAGTAATTGCTGCACTTACTGCAAAGATTACACAAGAAGATAGAAATTTTGTAAGCTTCTATTTAAGCTCCCCTGCCGAGGGATTATTTTGGAATATGAACGTACCTGATCAAAGGCATGCCCTTAATGTAGCCTATACAGCTCTTGACTTAGCAAAAAGCCACCCTAAAATCGACGCTATACTGTTAGTGAAATGTGCTTTACTCCATGATGTAGGGAAAATTAAGAATGATGTTAGTACATTTGATAAGATTATCACTGTAATTGGACACCGTCTGGCTCCGAGTTGGGCAAAAAAATGGGGTAGGCTAGGGCGAGGCAATAAACTAAGTAATCTTCGCCATGCATTTTATGTCTATTTTCATCATGCTGAACGCAGTGCCGCTATGCTAAGGGACATTGGTGAATGTCCTCAAATAATTGAAATTGTTAGGATACATCATAAAACTCCAGCAGAGAATGATCCGCTGGAGTTAGTGATACTTAGAAAGTCTGATAATATGCATTAG